CTTCCAAATCCAATTGGACCTCAAATTCAGAAAAGTCACCGGGGGATATTCTTGGAAGCCTTCGCTCACTTTCCATAGCAACAAGGTACAAGGATTCCCATTATTGGAAACGAAAAAAGCAAATTAGAACTGAAAGTAAATGAACGGAACAGAATTTTCTGGTGTAGCTAAATTTAAGACAAGAAAGAGAATCGGGTAGACCGCAAATTCCAAACTGGCCGGAATCTGTTTCCCTTTTCCCTTTTCAAAGATAAAATAACCGATGATATGGCCTAAATATAGGAAGAATAGGATCCAAAGGAAGTCCTTCCACATATAAGGTCGGATTTGTCCTGCCTGAAACGTAAAAATACCACGAATGTGGATCCAGGCGTTTTCCCAAGTGAGGGAACGAAAAAAAACTGCCCCTAAAAAGAAAACGGAGCTATTGAGAAGATTCTGAAAGAGCCAAAGAGGGATCTTATACCAAGGTTCTGTTTCTGAATTGCCCTTTTTGTCAGGAAACCACTCCTTCCAAACCTCCTCCAAAACATAAAAAACACCATTAAGGGAACCCCAAAAAACGAAGGTCCATTGGGCTCCATGCCAAACCCCACTCACAAACATAGTAAACCAAAGATTGAATTTTCGTCTTACCGACGTTACCCTACTTCCTCCCATAGGAATATAAATATAATCCCTTAACCAAGAATTGAGTGTCATATGCCAACGACGCCAAAAACCAGAGACAGAAGTGGCAAGAAAAGGTAAGTTAAAGTTAGTGGGAAGTCTGTAACCAAGTAACATGGCACTTCCAATCGCCATATCAGAATAACCACTAAAATCTAAATAAACTTGGATTCCACCGAGAGCTGCAGCAATTAACAAAGCATAGGCGTGGTGACCCGCTGGATCTGCATAAATGGTGTCAATGGTGGGAGCCACCATATCAGAAAGGACTGCCTTTTTAAAATAACCCAACATAAAGAACCGAATCGCCACGCGAAACTCAATATCTTCTAGTTTCTTTGGAGTGTACAATTGTGGCATAAAGGTCCTTGCTGTCACAATCGGACCCGCTACCAGTTGCGGGAAAAAACTTACAAAAAGTGCAAAACGAATGAAATCTTTCTCAGCAGGAATTTCCTTACGATATACATCAATAGTATAAGACAAAGACTGGAAGGTAAAAAAAGAAATTCCAGCAGGAAGAATGATCTTAAGAACAGGCAATGCATCTGCACCAAACATTGGATTGGTGACAGTGTTAATAGAAGTCACAAGAAAATTATAGTATTTAAAAAAACCCAAGATAAAAACAAGATTAGTAATCAAACTAAAAAGTAAGAGATAATATCTTACCCTCTCTCTCGATTCATCAGACAGTCTCAGTCCAACGTA
The sequence above is drawn from the Leptospira sp. WS4.C2 genome and encodes:
- a CDS encoding MBOAT family protein, with the protein product MIFSDFEYFVFFLFVFFTVWYVFPTIFSNQSKETRILHVFLLISSYFFYMSWDYRFGALILLSTAIDYYVGLRLSDESRERVRYYLLLFSLITNLVFILGFFKYYNFLVTSINTVTNPMFGADALPVLKIILPAGISFFTFQSLSYTIDVYRKEIPAEKDFIRFALFVSFFPQLVAGPIVTARTFMPQLYTPKKLEDIEFRVAIRFFMLGYFKKAVLSDMVAPTIDTIYADPAGHHAYALLIAAALGGIQVYLDFSGYSDMAIGSAMLLGYRLPTNFNLPFLATSVSGFWRRWHMTLNSWLRDYIYIPMGGSRVTSVRRKFNLWFTMFVSGVWHGAQWTFVFWGSLNGVFYVLEEVWKEWFPDKKGNSETEPWYKIPLWLFQNLLNSSVFFLGAVFFRSLTWENAWIHIRGIFTFQAGQIRPYMWKDFLWILFFLYLGHIIGYFIFEKGKGKQIPASLEFAVYPILFLVLNLATPENSVPFIYFQF